A single window of Synechococcus sp. C9 DNA harbors:
- a CDS encoding cation-transporting P-type ATPase → MVLPSPPPDWHSLSIEATCKHLETSTDGLNSAQVAERLAHYGANELQETHRRSRWQILLDQFKNVMLLLLIAVAVVSAITDAIQAIQEQRFIFPKDTVAILSIVILNGLLGYVQEMKAEQALTALKKMSSSRVRVVRAGQIQEVNAPDLVPGDVVLVEAGNKLPADGRWLVTANLQVREAALTGEALPVTKQADVVLPVDTELGDRVNLGFMGTEVVQGRGTLVVTQTGMGTQLGKIAAAIQAVEVEPTPLQRRMDQLGKVLVTGSLILVALVVTAGTLYDPQMFGALVEVSLSMAVAVVPEGLPAVVTITLALGTRRMMQRHALIRRLPAVETLGSVTVVCSDKTGTLTQNKMVAQAVALPELGFLQVTGTGYQPAGEFRQGEQPFVPQSCPDVMGLLLAGLLCNDATWQEERGEWVILGDPTEGALLPLAAKAGVTAATHPLARVAEFPFSSERKRMSVVVRADDQKIYSLLRGDFLLFCKGSPELTLECCDRVQSQGQVQELTPDQRRVIVEQNNTLASQGLRVLGLAYRPLDALPPHPTAPDLEQGLIWLGLVGMLDAPRPEAKLAVARCHTAGIRVVMITGDHQLTACTIAKDLGILRPGEEVLTGRELEQLTPEELTARVGRVAVYARVSPEHKLHIVQALQKNNQVVSMTGDGVNDAPALKQADIGVAMGITGTDVSKEASDMILLDDNFATIVAAVEEGRVVYGNIRRFIRYILGSNIGEVITIATAPLIGLGGTPLSPLQILWMNLATDGIPALALAVEPGRAVVMQQPPKDPQESIFARGLGAYMVRVGIVLSLVTIALMVWAYGYTQNYSPAGLDPQRWQTMVFTTLCLSQMGHALAVRSDSRLLVELNPRSNPWIWWAVGLMTLAQVAIVYLPPLREFFQVYYLTPQELLICVAFSSLVFVWVELEKLVIRRLWPGQETEG, encoded by the coding sequence ATGGTTCTCCCATCACCCCCCCCCGACTGGCACAGTTTATCCATTGAAGCGACCTGTAAGCATCTGGAAACCAGTACCGATGGGCTAAATTCGGCACAGGTGGCAGAACGTTTGGCGCATTACGGGGCGAACGAATTGCAGGAAACCCACCGCCGGAGTCGTTGGCAAATTCTGCTGGATCAGTTCAAAAATGTGATGCTGTTGTTGCTGATTGCGGTGGCAGTGGTTTCCGCCATTACTGATGCAATTCAAGCCATTCAGGAACAGCGGTTTATTTTTCCCAAGGACACGGTGGCGATTTTAAGCATCGTGATTTTGAACGGTCTGCTGGGCTATGTGCAGGAAATGAAGGCGGAACAGGCGTTGACCGCTTTGAAAAAAATGTCCTCCTCCCGGGTGCGGGTGGTACGGGCGGGGCAAATTCAAGAGGTGAATGCTCCCGATTTGGTGCCAGGGGATGTGGTGTTGGTGGAGGCGGGGAACAAACTCCCAGCGGACGGGCGTTGGTTGGTGACGGCGAATCTTCAGGTGCGGGAGGCGGCTTTGACTGGGGAAGCTCTACCGGTAACAAAACAGGCGGATGTGGTACTGCCGGTGGATACGGAGTTGGGTGACCGGGTGAACCTAGGGTTCATGGGTACGGAGGTGGTGCAGGGGCGGGGGACGCTGGTGGTGACCCAAACCGGCATGGGTACGCAATTGGGCAAAATTGCCGCCGCCATTCAAGCGGTTGAGGTGGAACCAACACCCCTGCAACGGCGGATGGATCAACTGGGCAAGGTGTTGGTGACCGGTTCCTTGATTTTGGTAGCGCTGGTGGTGACCGCTGGCACCCTCTATGACCCCCAGATGTTCGGTGCGCTGGTGGAGGTGTCCCTGAGTATGGCGGTGGCGGTGGTTCCGGAAGGTTTACCGGCGGTGGTGACGATTACCCTGGCGCTGGGTACCCGTCGGATGATGCAACGGCACGCCCTGATCCGCCGCTTGCCCGCTGTGGAAACCCTGGGGTCGGTGACGGTGGTCTGTTCGGATAAGACGGGGACATTGACCCAAAACAAAATGGTGGCGCAGGCGGTGGCACTGCCGGAATTGGGGTTTTTGCAGGTCACGGGCACGGGCTACCAACCGGCGGGGGAATTTCGCCAGGGGGAGCAACCCTTTGTCCCCCAGTCCTGCCCGGATGTGATGGGGCTATTGCTGGCGGGACTGCTTTGTAATGATGCCACTTGGCAGGAGGAGCGGGGGGAATGGGTGATTTTGGGCGACCCAACGGAAGGGGCACTCCTACCTCTAGCGGCGAAGGCGGGGGTGACGGCGGCGACCCATCCTTTAGCGCGGGTGGCGGAATTTCCCTTTTCCTCGGAGCGCAAACGGATGAGCGTGGTGGTGCGGGCGGATGACCAAAAGATTTACTCACTATTGCGGGGGGATTTTTTGCTGTTTTGCAAAGGCTCGCCGGAGTTGACCCTGGAATGTTGCGACCGGGTGCAGAGCCAGGGGCAGGTGCAGGAACTGACCCCCGACCAGCGGCGGGTGATTGTGGAGCAAAACAATACCCTCGCCAGCCAAGGGTTGCGGGTGCTGGGGTTGGCGTACCGGCCTTTGGATGCCTTGCCCCCCCATCCGACTGCCCCGGATTTGGAGCAGGGGTTGATTTGGCTGGGGTTGGTGGGGATGTTGGATGCCCCCCGTCCCGAGGCGAAACTGGCGGTGGCACGCTGTCATACGGCGGGGATTCGGGTGGTGATGATCACCGGCGACCATCAACTCACCGCCTGTACGATTGCCAAGGATTTGGGCATCCTGCGCCCGGGGGAGGAAGTCCTGACGGGACGGGAATTGGAACAACTCACGCCGGAGGAATTGACGGCACGGGTGGGGCGGGTGGCGGTGTACGCCCGGGTGTCCCCGGAACATAAACTGCACATTGTCCAAGCCCTGCAAAAAAATAACCAGGTGGTGTCCATGACCGGGGATGGGGTGAATGATGCCCCGGCGTTGAAACAGGCGGATATTGGGGTGGCGATGGGGATCACGGGGACGGACGTGAGCAAAGAAGCTAGCGATATGATTTTGCTGGATGATAACTTTGCCACGATTGTGGCGGCGGTGGAGGAAGGCCGGGTGGTATATGGGAATATCCGCCGCTTTATTCGCTATATTTTGGGGAGCAATATCGGGGAGGTCATTACCATTGCCACGGCACCCCTGATTGGGTTGGGGGGTACGCCCTTGTCCCCTTTGCAGATTCTCTGGATGAACTTGGCGACCGATGGCATTCCGGCACTGGCGTTGGCGGTGGAACCAGGGCGGGCGGTGGTGATGCAACAACCCCCCAAAGACCCGCAAGAGAGTATTTTCGCCCGGGGTTTAGGAGCCTACATGGTGCGGGTGGGGATTGTTTTGTCCCTGGTGACGATTGCCCTGATGGTCTGGGCTTATGGTTACACCCAAAACTACAGCCCGGCGGGTTTAGACCCCCAACGGTGGCAGACCATGGTGTTTACGACCCTGTGTTTGTCCCAGATGGGTCATGCTTTGGCGGTGCGTTCCGATAGCCGTTTGTTGGTGGAACTGAACCCCCGGAGCAACCCCTGGATTTGGTGGGCGGTGGGGCTGATGACCCTGGCGCAGGTGGCGATTGTGTATTTGCCGCCTTTGCGGGAATTTTTCCAGGTGTATTACCTCACGCCGCAGGAATTGCTCATTTGTGTAGCGTTTAGTTCCCTCGTGTTTGTCTGGGTAGAATTGGAAAAGCTAGTGATCCGGCGGCTCTGGCCGGGGCAGGAAACAGAGGGGTAA
- a CDS encoding FGGY-family carbohydrate kinase, translating into MGLSLGLDFGTSALKGIVIDPQGQTQYQQRLPLADPTSPQQWQAGLWQLLGAIPANVCNHIHHIGIAGTSGTVLLTDNTGQPVAPVLMYNDHQGGFLLPELKHYAPENHLVCSATSSLVKLFWYHHQGINLRDKYLLHQADWLGFLLHGKLGISDEHNALKLGYDPGSRTYPNWFQNLPFAVHLPQVLIPGTPVSRIQPSIAQQFHLPPDCQIHAGTTDSIAAFLASGAQRIGDGVTSLGSTLVLKLLSDQRIDDPRTGVYSHRLGNLWLVGGASNTGGAVLQHFFTKEELLHFSAQIDPNIPLDLDYYPLLKPGERFPINDLNLAPRLDPRPENPVQFLHALLTAMARIEAQGYQVLQNLGAPPLQRVFTSGGGSSNSTWQTIRQQILGVPVCVSAQQEAAWGVARLAQSDGVA; encoded by the coding sequence ATGGGGTTGAGTTTGGGGTTGGATTTTGGCACCTCGGCACTCAAGGGTATCGTGATTGACCCCCAAGGGCAGACCCAATACCAGCAACGCCTGCCTTTGGCTGACCCCACCTCCCCCCAGCAATGGCAGGCAGGTCTGTGGCAATTACTCGGTGCTATTCCTGCAAACGTATGTAATCACATTCACCACATCGGCATTGCCGGGACATCGGGAACGGTTTTGCTTACGGATAATACCGGTCAGCCCGTTGCGCCAGTGCTCATGTATAACGACCATCAGGGCGGTTTTTTGCTCCCAGAACTCAAACATTATGCGCCCGAAAATCACTTAGTTTGCAGTGCCACATCTAGTTTAGTCAAACTCTTTTGGTATCATCATCAAGGCATAAATTTACGAGATAAATATCTCTTGCATCAGGCGGATTGGTTGGGATTTTTATTGCATGGAAAATTAGGAATTAGTGATGAACATAACGCCCTGAAATTGGGTTACGACCCAGGGAGTAGAACGTATCCAAATTGGTTTCAGAATTTACCCTTTGCCGTGCATTTGCCCCAGGTATTAATCCCCGGCACCCCGGTAAGCAGGATTCAACCGTCCATTGCCCAACAGTTCCATTTACCCCCCGATTGTCAAATTCATGCGGGAACCACCGATAGCATTGCCGCTTTTCTCGCCAGTGGTGCCCAACGGATCGGGGATGGGGTGACTTCCCTCGGTTCGACTTTGGTGTTGAAATTACTCAGCGACCAGCGCATTGATGACCCACGCACCGGAGTTTACAGCCATCGCCTGGGCAATTTATGGCTGGTGGGGGGAGCCTCCAATACGGGCGGTGCCGTGTTACAGCATTTTTTCACGAAAGAAGAATTATTGCATTTCAGTGCCCAAATTGACCCCAATATTCCCTTAGATTTAGATTACTATCCCCTCTTAAAACCGGGGGAGCGATTCCCGATTAATGATCTCAATTTAGCTCCCCGACTCGACCCCCGCCCCGAAAATCCGGTGCAATTTTTACACGCCTTATTGACGGCAATGGCACGCATTGAAGCCCAGGGTTATCAGGTATTACAAAATCTCGGTGCGCCTCCATTACAACGGGTATTCACCAGCGGCGGTGGCAGTAGTAATTCCACATGGCAAACCATTCGCCAACAGATTTTAGGGGTACCGGTATGCGTTTCCGCCCAACAGGAAGCGGCTTGGGGAGTGGCTCGTCTGGCGCAGAGCGATGGCGTGGCGTAG
- a CDS encoding response regulator transcription factor, which yields MTTEPPTIILIDDDTQLRFLTKEYLELEGGYQVLTAGNGQEGWELLSQVHPSLIVCDVMMPMMDGYEFVQKLRQNPRLRSVPLIFLSAKGDVGDRITGLNAGGDVYLVKPFEPEELLAQIRASLARLGLGAGAEPLAQLPPDTYLTPTERRVLRLVAQGMTNQQVADELKVSRRTVESHVSNMLNKIGLSNRTELTRWAMNYLGV from the coding sequence ATGACGACTGAGCCTCCCACGATAATCCTGATTGATGATGACACCCAACTGCGCTTCCTCACCAAGGAATACTTAGAACTGGAGGGAGGATACCAGGTTTTGACGGCGGGAAACGGGCAAGAGGGTTGGGAATTATTAAGCCAAGTGCATCCGAGTTTGATTGTTTGTGATGTAATGATGCCCATGATGGATGGCTACGAGTTTGTCCAAAAACTGCGCCAAAATCCCCGTTTACGCTCCGTGCCTTTGATTTTTCTGTCTGCCAAGGGGGATGTGGGTGACCGGATTACCGGGCTAAATGCCGGGGGTGATGTGTACTTGGTCAAACCTTTTGAACCGGAGGAATTGTTGGCGCAAATTCGTGCCTCCCTAGCTCGGCTGGGACTAGGGGCGGGGGCGGAACCCTTGGCACAACTCCCCCCAGACACCTATCTCACTCCTACGGAACGGCGGGTTTTGCGGCTGGTGGCACAGGGGATGACCAATCAGCAGGTGGCGGATGAATTGAAGGTATCCCGGCGCACGGTCGAAAGCCATGTCAGCAATATGTTGAATAAAATCGGTCTCAGTAACCGCACGGAATTGACCCGTTGGGCGATGAATTATCTGGGGGTTTGA
- a CDS encoding YggT family protein yields the protein MNVTALTHLGFWTTWVMTPIFALMILAFVLRIVLTWYPQAPVKRFPLVLIYLPTEPFLAVTRRLVPPLGGVDMTPVIWVAIFSLLREILLGQQGIFTLLLQAPERLG from the coding sequence ATGAATGTCACGGCTTTAACTCATTTAGGGTTTTGGACGACCTGGGTGATGACCCCGATATTTGCCTTGATGATTTTGGCATTTGTGCTACGCATTGTCCTCACTTGGTATCCGCAAGCTCCGGTTAAACGATTCCCTTTGGTGTTAATTTATCTGCCGACGGAACCGTTTTTGGCAGTAACCCGCCGTCTGGTGCCGCCCCTGGGAGGTGTGGATATGACCCCGGTAATTTGGGTCGCCATTTTTAGTTTATTGAGGGAAATTTTATTGGGTCAACAGGGGATTTTTACCCTTTTGCTTCAGGCTCCCGAACGCCTCGGTTGA
- a CDS encoding nucleoside deaminase, which translates to MDRFMQAAIDQARQGLAEGGIPIGSVLVKDNEIIAAGHNRRVQDGDPITHAEIDCLRRAGRIGSYRGTTLYSTLMPCYLCAGAVVQFGIKRVLVGESQTFQGAREFMEQHGVEVIDLDLPECQMMMREFIEQKPELWYEDIGQL; encoded by the coding sequence ATGGACAGATTTATGCAAGCCGCCATTGACCAGGCACGCCAAGGGTTAGCGGAGGGGGGGATTCCCATCGGTTCCGTGCTGGTTAAGGATAATGAAATTATTGCAGCAGGTCATAATCGGCGGGTGCAGGATGGGGACCCGATTACCCATGCGGAAATTGATTGTCTGCGGCGGGCGGGTCGGATTGGTTCCTATCGGGGAACGACCTTGTACTCCACCCTCATGCCCTGTTATCTGTGCGCCGGAGCGGTGGTGCAATTTGGCATTAAACGGGTATTGGTGGGGGAATCCCAAACCTTCCAGGGGGCGAGGGAATTTATGGAACAGCATGGGGTAGAAGTGATTGACCTAGACTTACCCGAATGTCAAATGATGATGCGGGAATTTATTGAGCAGAAGCCCGAACTTTGGTATGAAGATATTGGTCAATTGTAG
- a CDS encoding FkbM family methyltransferase: MSLVFTPLLKAHGYFEDRSMTVANVGSRKISHQDDFGRRGWSIFAPNLTIYGFDADPDACEAANALLAEQHINWTEQHLPLALSDTCGTKTLYVTREPMCSSLYPPNEPYLNRFSWLHEVMALDFTVEVETTTLDTFCQEQGVGGIDFLRTDVQGADLDVLRGAQQLLNHSLLVVESEVIFSPLYVGQPLFADFDTFMRAQGFTLMQLGLHPGVARRELPMTSPPYYQGQKLWGDAVYIRDVLAPETPELWRTPESIFKLACILDVLGYCDYAAELLLYLIKVHDWQLQKLMLEAICARIPEDSQSKLPLISYLQSKN, translated from the coding sequence ATGTCCCTGGTTTTTACCCCCCTACTCAAAGCGCACGGTTACTTTGAGGATCGCTCCATGACTGTCGCCAATGTGGGTTCTCGGAAAATTTCCCACCAAGATGATTTTGGTCGTCGGGGCTGGTCGATCTTTGCCCCCAATTTAACGATTTATGGCTTTGATGCTGACCCGGATGCCTGTGAAGCCGCCAATGCCCTCCTTGCGGAACAGCACATTAACTGGACAGAACAGCATCTCCCCTTGGCACTCAGTGACACCTGCGGCACCAAAACCCTCTATGTCACGCGGGAACCGATGTGTTCTTCCCTCTATCCCCCCAATGAACCCTATTTGAATCGCTTCAGTTGGTTACATGAGGTGATGGCATTGGATTTTACCGTGGAGGTGGAAACCACCACCCTCGATACTTTTTGTCAAGAGCAGGGGGTAGGGGGCATTGATTTTTTAAGAACCGATGTGCAAGGGGCAGATTTGGATGTCCTGCGGGGGGCACAACAGTTACTGAACCACAGCCTTTTGGTAGTCGAGTCGGAAGTGATTTTTTCCCCCCTGTACGTCGGGCAACCCCTGTTTGCTGATTTTGATACCTTTATGCGTGCCCAAGGGTTTACGTTGATGCAACTGGGTCTCCACCCTGGGGTGGCACGGCGGGAATTACCAATGACTAGCCCCCCCTACTATCAGGGACAAAAACTTTGGGGGGATGCGGTGTACATTCGAGATGTGCTTGCCCCGGAAACCCCAGAACTATGGCGCACTCCTGAATCTATTTTCAAACTCGCCTGCATCCTAGATGTGCTCGGTTATTGCGACTATGCGGCGGAATTATTGCTGTATCTCATCAAAGTCCATGACTGGCAGTTACAAAAATTGATGTTAGAAGCGATCTGTGCCCGTATCCCGGAGGATTCACAGTCAAAATTACCACTGATTAGTTATTTGCAGAGTAAGAATTAA
- the coaE gene encoding dephospho-CoA kinase (Dephospho-CoA kinase (CoaE) performs the final step in coenzyme A biosynthesis.), translated as MIIGLTGGIATGKSTVTTYLESQYNLKTYDADTYARHAVLPGQPAFTAICERYGTAVLTPDGQLNRAWLGNQVFSNTSERRWLEQLIHPLVRQQYEKIYQQFNTTDALVVFSIPLLFEAEMTDLVQQVWVVWCTTGQQYQRLMVRNSWTQRQCYDRINAQLPLALKMLWADKLLDNSGTLPHLYQQIDFFMRELL; from the coding sequence ATGATTATTGGTCTCACCGGGGGAATTGCCACAGGTAAATCCACCGTCACTACCTATTTAGAAAGTCAATACAACCTCAAAACCTACGATGCGGATACCTACGCCCGCCATGCGGTTTTACCAGGACAACCTGCTTTTACTGCCATTTGTGAACGCTATGGAACTGCGGTATTGACCCCCGATGGACAATTGAACCGGGCATGGTTAGGAAATCAAGTATTTAGCAACACTTCAGAACGGCGGTGGCTAGAGCAACTCATTCATCCCCTGGTACGGCAACAGTACGAAAAAATATACCAGCAATTTAACACTACGGATGCGCTAGTGGTATTTAGCATTCCTCTGTTATTTGAGGCAGAAATGACGGATTTAGTCCAGCAGGTGTGGGTGGTTTGGTGTACAACGGGGCAACAATATCAGCGGTTAATGGTTCGCAATTCTTGGACTCAAAGGCAGTGTTACGACCGGATTAATGCCCAATTGCCCCTAGCTCTAAAAATGTTATGGGCGGACAAACTTTTGGACAATTCCGGGACATTGCCCCATCTCTATCAGCAAATTGATTTTTTTATGAGAGAATTGCTATAA
- a CDS encoding response regulator: MNFDTQTESYQNILREVRQCFLTEDAPEYIRTLVEGIQHQQQGQAVDMTAMMRAAHSLKGGAGLSQLTDISQLAHRLEDLLEALSQHTPPAQDPVWPVLARGIDELAALLAQAEHQDQVTANPEVLAALASVTLSPSQALAPTPTAAPSNIVATALNEDLEACLTATAQALAQPHPEVTAVVQQLVDACTLLGETLDLPWLVAAVQPLATQPPTEASIPQIEATLAQIRQQRSAYLHPAPPEPEPPSPDQPLTTVRLPLERLETLANTVGELLIRHERLTLHQETLLQTSRTLNTLVSQSQPLREALQTLYDQLAVNLTQPTLSGEFDSLELDQYSQGHSQLQTLEETLLRTQEIRADLELTVRELGEELTQVRQELDRLYQQITQSRLVPFRHLAQGFLPQLRRLNQQYHKRVELKISGEDVLVDQVLLERLRTPLTHLVNNAFDHGIESPAERTALEKSATATIHLRAETQENQVVITLQDDGRGIDLRRVYQRAVQLGWCTRPWGQMRREELLDLIFRPGFSTAAQVSDLSGRGVGLDIVRTQIQQLRGVILVDTQPGQGTTFTLRLPRGLTLLPLLLCRSRQRTLGIPATAVLDILAIPPGTPTLTWRGQELPVVSLVQCLPYRRPPSPEPEPVGLVLGQTQPAVYTVSQLVGERQLILKSLDETVPLPPYVAGCTILGTGEVVPVLIPGELAPLLTQTSVPPVPVTVADPTPYILIAEDSVATRQLLERLLQRSGYQVHSGRDGQEAWEWLSQATHRVGLVISDIEMPRLNGFGLLQRIRTHDRHYALPVVMLTSRTGDRHRQKALSLGASHYLVKPIVPGELLTVVAALLTKTATAEPPLPLRN, from the coding sequence ATGAATTTCGATACCCAAACGGAGTCGTACCAAAACATTCTCCGGGAGGTACGTCAGTGCTTCCTGACCGAAGATGCCCCGGAATACATCCGCACCCTGGTGGAAGGCATCCAGCACCAGCAACAGGGACAGGCGGTGGACATGACGGCGATGATGCGGGCGGCGCACTCGCTCAAAGGGGGGGCGGGTCTGTCCCAACTCACGGACATTAGCCAACTGGCGCACCGGTTGGAGGACCTGTTGGAAGCCTTGAGTCAGCATACCCCCCCCGCCCAGGACCCGGTTTGGCCGGTATTGGCCCGGGGCATTGACGAATTAGCCGCCCTGCTCGCCCAGGCGGAACATCAGGACCAGGTCACCGCCAACCCGGAGGTGCTGGCCGCCCTCGCCAGCGTTACCCTGTCCCCTTCCCAGGCATTGGCACCCACCCCAACCGCTGCCCCCTCAAATATCGTGGCGACCGCCCTCAATGAGGATTTGGAAGCCTGCTTAACGGCAACCGCCCAAGCCCTGGCACAACCCCACCCGGAGGTGACTGCCGTAGTACAACAGTTGGTGGATGCCTGCACCCTGTTGGGGGAAACCTTGGACTTGCCCTGGCTGGTGGCGGCGGTGCAACCCTTGGCGACCCAACCCCCTACGGAAGCGTCAATTCCTCAGATTGAGGCGACTTTGGCGCAAATTCGGCAACAACGGTCGGCTTATTTGCACCCTGCGCCCCCGGAACCGGAACCGCCGTCCCCCGACCAACCCTTGACCACCGTCCGTTTGCCCCTGGAGCGGTTGGAAACCCTGGCGAATACGGTGGGGGAACTGCTCATCCGCCACGAACGCCTGACCCTGCACCAGGAAACCCTCCTCCAGACCAGCCGCACTCTCAACACTCTGGTCAGCCAGTCCCAACCCCTGCGGGAAGCCCTGCAAACCCTCTACGACCAACTGGCGGTGAATTTGACCCAACCCACCCTCAGCGGTGAATTTGACAGCCTGGAATTGGATCAGTACAGCCAGGGGCATTCCCAACTGCAAACCCTGGAAGAAACCCTCCTGCGGACCCAGGAAATCCGGGCTGACCTGGAATTGACCGTGCGGGAATTGGGGGAAGAACTGACCCAAGTGCGCCAGGAATTGGACCGTTTGTATCAACAAATCACCCAGTCCCGTCTGGTGCCCTTCCGCCACCTCGCCCAGGGATTTTTGCCCCAACTGCGCCGCCTGAATCAGCAATACCATAAGCGGGTGGAACTGAAAATCAGCGGGGAGGACGTGCTGGTGGACCAGGTGCTGTTGGAACGGTTGCGTACCCCCCTGACCCACCTGGTGAATAACGCCTTTGACCACGGGATTGAATCCCCAGCCGAGCGCACCGCCCTAGAAAAGTCCGCCACCGCCACCATTCACCTGCGGGCAGAAACCCAGGAAAACCAGGTGGTGATTACGCTCCAGGACGATGGGCGGGGCATTGACCTGCGCCGGGTTTATCAGCGGGCAGTCCAACTGGGCTGGTGTACCCGTCCCTGGGGGCAGATGCGGCGGGAAGAGCTACTGGATTTGATTTTTCGCCCCGGTTTTTCCACGGCGGCTCAGGTGAGCGACCTCTCCGGGCGGGGGGTGGGTTTGGACATTGTGCGTACCCAAATCCAGCAATTGCGGGGCGTGATCCTGGTGGACACCCAACCCGGACAGGGGACGACCTTTACCCTGCGTTTGCCCCGGGGGTTGACCCTCCTGCCCCTGCTGTTGTGCCGCAGTCGTCAGCGTACCCTGGGGATTCCCGCTACGGCGGTGCTGGATATTCTCGCCATTCCCCCTGGCACCCCAACCCTGACCTGGCGGGGGCAGGAATTACCCGTCGTGTCCCTGGTGCAATGCTTACCCTACCGTCGTCCCCCCTCCCCGGAACCGGAACCGGTGGGGTTAGTGCTGGGGCAAACCCAACCCGCCGTTTACACCGTGAGTCAGTTGGTGGGGGAGCGGCAGTTGATCCTCAAATCCTTGGATGAAACCGTGCCCTTGCCGCCCTATGTAGCGGGTTGTACGATTTTGGGAACCGGGGAAGTGGTGCCCGTGCTGATTCCGGGGGAACTGGCTCCTTTACTCACCCAAACCAGCGTCCCCCCCGTGCCGGTCACGGTTGCCGACCCCACCCCCTACATTCTCATTGCGGAGGATTCCGTGGCGACCCGGCAGTTGTTGGAACGGTTGCTCCAGCGCAGTGGCTACCAGGTACACAGCGGTCGGGACGGGCAAGAGGCTTGGGAATGGCTCAGCCAAGCCACCCACCGGGTGGGACTGGTGATTTCCGATATTGAAATGCCCCGGTTGAACGGGTTTGGTCTCCTGCAACGCATCCGCACCCACGACCGCCATTACGCCCTCCCTGTGGTCATGCTCACCTCCCGAACCGGCGACCGCCACCGCCAAAAAGCCCTGAGTTTGGGAGCCAGCCATTACCTGGTGAAACCCATCGTACCGGGGGAATTGCTCACCGTTGTGGCGGCATTGCTCACCAAAACCGCCACGGCTGAACCGCCTCTCCCCCTGCGTAACTAG